In Procambarus clarkii isolate CNS0578487 chromosome 6, FALCON_Pclarkii_2.0, whole genome shotgun sequence, one DNA window encodes the following:
- the LOC138356181 gene encoding zinc finger protein 610-like: MKTHMLVHLGEKPHKCPECGKVFTLLGHMKRHMLVHSGEKPHKCPECGKRFRHLESMKTHMLVHSGEKPHKCPECGKRFRHRGSMKTHLMMHIDERPFECDECGKRFRDRGSIIRHMLVHTEERPFECDKCGRLFKSRKEIKAHILVHLNDKPS; encoded by the coding sequence atgaagactcacatgttagttcaTTTGGGTGAAAAGcctcacaagtgtccagagtgtgggaaggtattcactcttcttggacatatgaagcgtcacatgttagtgcattcgggtgaaaaacctcataagtgtccagagtgtgggaagagattcagacaCCTtgaaagtatgaagactcacatgttagtgcattcgggtgaaaaacctcataagtgtccagagtgtgggaagaggttcagacaccgtggaagtatgaagactcacttgATGATGCACATTGATGAAAGACCTTTTGAGTGTGATGAGTGTGGCAAAAGGTTTAGAGATCGTGGCTCTATAATacgtcacatgttagtacatacaGAAGAAAGGCCTTTCGAGTGTGATAAATGTGGCAGATTATTTAAGTCACGTAAAGAAATAAAAGCACACATTTTAGTACATTTGAATGATAAaccttcatga